Below is a genomic region from Gasterosteus aculeatus chromosome 2, fGasAcu3.hap1.1, whole genome shotgun sequence.
GTAACGGTAGATGAACGGCGTCCCTTCGTCCGAACGCGCTTGTGCTTACGTGCGCGCGCTCCGAGTAATCCTCCATGTGATCCTCATCCGTGTGTCCAAGGTCGGCCATCACAGTGTTGCGTGTTCTGTCGGGATCCATCGATGAATCCAGGACACTCAGGCTGTCTGCAGTCAGCGTGCTTAGGCCCGTCTCAACTAAACAGGATGTAATTGTGCAGAATGCACGTCATAAAAAGGCCGAGCAGAGGACAACGCCAGTGATGCATTCAAACGCAGAGACTTTGGTTCATAGTAAACTTACAACCTCGTCCGTCCCGACGCATCACTTCAGCCTCCTCGCGCGCTGCATGAGGTTTCACCTGGAAAACACTCCTGGCAAAGAGCTGCAAAGGCCGAATGACATCCAACGGTAACAGCAGTAACTTCAGCAGGATGTTCATTATGGATCATTTAATTGGTTTTAAAAACCAACATTGCAGGGATTTGTTTAATGTTTCCACCTTCTTTATCGGTGGAGCGGCCACGTTTGAACACGGCTGTGGCGCAGCCAAGAGATTGGAGGCGCCGCTGCTCTCCTTCCACTGCATCAGCTGCACAGTCGGAGGGGCCATGTCCAACGGGGCCAGCAGGTCGGAATCGTCCAGGAGCTGCCTTCTGATGCACTCGTTGGTCAGCTCTTTGGCCTGATCCACCACCAACTTGCGtctcctcttcccccttttcttctcgGAGTTGGCTGAAAAGAAACAGcagatttttttgtgttgttgccgCATCGAGTATGAGGAGGCCTCTCTGCGCGAGTCGAAGGGACAGTTTGGGGGGTTGCTTAGCCGCACTTACGAGTGACGGTCACGGGTTCCAGCGCGAAGGCCTCCTCGTCGTTGGCGAGCAGGGTGGTCTGATTCGCTGGTGGGGTCGCCACCTCCGGTGTGACGCCATCTGGAAAACGGAACCCGTTTAAAGGCCAGACTGAATGAAAGTGTAACCTGGTGCGATGAAGGGTTAAAATACCTCCTGAGGAAACAGCATCACCGTGGTGATGATTGAGCGTGGAGGCCTCTGAAATTTTGTTGTCCAGCTCCTCTAGGACGAAGTCAGCAGACTCGGCGGGATCATTGGAGATTGTCAGAAAGTCTACAAGGTCGTTGAAAATGAAGAGAATGGATCACTCTacgttttgattaaaaaaggaaTCATCAGTCATTTAAGCACACGCATAAAACGgcagattaaagacttttctaATGCCACTCTGAATGGGACATGGGACAAAGCAATCTGCTGCCATGGCTTTGCTCAAATAAAATATGGCCAAAAATGATTGATGCGTTAAAAATCCCTACCGAGTAGGTCGAGTCCTCTGTGCTCATCTCCAAAATCGTCTCCGTGTTGAGCGAAGAGCTGGAAGCTCATATCCAGCAGCCCAACCTGGTGGCTCTGGCACTTGTCTCCTACCCgtcagaccacacacacatggaggaacatttttttttgtgattgacaACAAATCCCATGAAAAAGAATGTAGATTTTAAGAATCGTCACCCAATCAACAACTTTTCAGCATTTTCAGCTGTGGATTTGGTCTGACAACGAGACTTTACTTCGATACCAGAGGGATTAAGATATATCGATTTTGCTTCACATTAAAAAGTTGTACGAAGCAGGAAAAAAATCAATGTTGAACATACCGACTGGCACCACACTAACATGGCAAATGGCATAAACTTGCATCAAATCATCAAGTATCGCAACGTGAGAACAAAATGGTTCTCACCCAAATCTGCTAAATTCAAAAACCCATTTCCAAAATCTTCTTTGAGCGTGATTTCTTCTGATCGGCACTGGTTCAGTGAAAAGTGGTCCACAACATCTATGTTACTGGTGTCCCAGTGTGAAGAGAACATAGTATGGACATAGACAGAATATTATTCATTAGGCCTCAACAAACAATAGGTGaccaaaatgtaaatgaaaggGTTAGTTATTAAAAAAATCTCTTAATATCACTTGACACAAATGGATCATCTAACGCATCTCTGAGTATCTTGGAAAGCCTATTATAAATTATGGTCATTTGAGAAGCTCAAAAAGTGTATACTTCTATGGTACCTTGGATGTGGCAGCTGCACGTCAAAGGCAGTGAAATCTTCGATCAAAGTAATTGCTTTTAGTGTTGCCTCGAGCCC
It encodes:
- the rad21l1 gene encoding double-strand-break repair protein rad21-like protein 1 translates to MIFFTQLFTSKRGPLAKIWLAAHWERKLTKDHIFECNLETTVRDMISPKMKLCLRTSGHLLVGVVRIYSRKAKYLLADCNDAMVKIKMAFRPGQTDLPEEGLEATLKAITLIEDFTAFDVQLPHPSNIDVVDHFSLNQCRSEEITLKEDFGNGFLNLADLGDKCQSHQVGLLDMSFQLFAQHGDDFGDEHRGLDLLDFLTISNDPAESADFVLEELDNKISEASTLNHHHGDAVSSGDGVTPEVATPPANQTTLLANDEEAFALEPVTVTPNSEKKRGKRRRKLVVDQAKELTNECIRRQLLDDSDLLAPLDMAPPTVQLMQWKESSGASNLLAAPQPCSNVAAPPIKKLFARSVFQVKPHAAREEAEVMRRDGRGFETGLSTLTADSLSVLDSSMDPDRTRNTVMADLGHTDEDHMEDYSERAHHKNSSELTHPELPSGDSMFVHPSCVQQETQSTPLHTQSMLDSQDFEERRITTRTQKLLDIIKSQSSSDTTFSLEAHCKGEVRSHAATTLFCLLLLKKQEAIHLHQSSPYEDIVATPGPNLYN